From the genome of Pseudomonas sp. FP453:
GCGGGCCCAGGGCAAGAAGGTTATCCGCCTGTGTGAGAAAAAGAGTGATCCCTTCAGGGGGGAAACCATGGCGCTGGTGAACAAGCTCGCCAGAGATCCGAGCCGGGCGTTGGAATGGGCGGTGTGTGAGCGACTGGCGGAGAGTCGGGCTTGGATCTCCGAGAATGTGCTGGTCAAGCAGCCGGCTGACAGCATTATCTTGATTGATCGTTGGTACCCGTCGGATGCGGCGTTTCGCAGGTTGGTGCCGTTTGCGCAGATTTTGCAGTTGAATCTGGAACGAGGGGTGCGGGTGCCGGATTTGCATGTGGGGGGTGGTGACGGAGCCTGAGTTGTCATGGGCACGGGCGGCAGCGCGTCGGCGTGGGTTGGGGAGCACGGTGATTAACACGGTGGATGAACAGGTGGCTTGTACTGAAGCGTTTGAGGGGGCGGTTTTGGAGCAGGGGTGGGTTTTGTGTAGGAATGAAGGAACAATTGGTGAGGCAACGATGGCTGTGGTTTCGCAGATTGATAACGTCCTTTGATACTCATCACACATTAAGGATAAACATCAATCGAATATGCCTAGTCTTACCTCTGATACCGATTTCATGCGGCTTGCTCTTGCCCAAGGGCGCTTAGCCTTACCAGATTGCCTTCCAAACCCACCAGTAGGTTGCGTGCTGGTAAGGGACAACGTGGTGATAAGCCAAGGCTATACACAGGCGCCTGGGCTCCAACACGCGGAAGCGATGGCGTTAAGCCGATTCACGGATTGCCGCTCCGGGGTGACTGCATTTGTCACGCTTGAGCCATGCTCTTTTCATGGCCGAACGCCGTCATGCGCTTTGGCATTGATAAACAGCGGGGTCGAGAAAGTGTTTGTTGGAGTGCTTGATCCCGATCCGAGAAATTCGGGAACGGGGATAAGGATGCTACAAGATGCAGGCATTACAGTCGTTGTCGGCTTACTGTCGGACCAAGCAGCTGAAGACTTGACTGATTTTTTGGTAAGTCATTGCGGAGGATCGTCGGATCGCAACGATCAGTAAATCTTTAAGTGACACCTATGATATGATCCTTGATTTAACATAATATACATTATGCGTAACACCATATACACCCATCAGGGTCGTGGCAGGCCAGATTTCAAATCTCGCAGAGCCTATTTTCCCTCTACCAATGGCAACCCCCGCAATCCTCATCTTTACTCGCTTCACGGACGCCATCACCTCATGAGGCTTTGCATGAAGCAACTCGCCGCTGTGCTTTTATCTTCGTTGCTGTTGTCGGCTTGTGATGTCAGCTTCAACAAGAACCCACCCAAGGTCATTGAGTCCGAACCGGCCACCGAACAACAACAGCGCGATGTGTTCAACGCTACGGTCGAGTTTTTACGCCTGCTCGATTCAGGCAGTGTCGATCAGACTTGGCCGGTTGCCAGTCCGCTGCTTAAAGCGACGACGTCCGAGACGGTCTGGACTAGCGGGATCAAGGCCATGCGCGTTGGGCTCGGTACGTTTGTGGAGCGTGATTCCGCGCAGATCGGTTTCACGAGCCAGATGCCAGATGCTCCGGCTGGCAGTTATGCGGTGGTTGAGTGTGTCACCACGTTCAGCAGCGGGCCCGCAACGGAAAAAGTGGTGCTTCGCGAGGATGACGGCCAATGGCGTGTGGCCGGTTATTCCGTCAACAAACGCCTGTTCAGCCTCGGTGACAGGGACAAGAAAGCGCCCTGACCTGCCTGCTCTGATATTCAATATAATTATAACTAAACTAAATAGTCATTTAGTTTAGTTATATGTTAAGCCCCAACCTACAAACGAAACCGATCCACCGACTGCGAAAGCTCCCCCGCCAACGACGACAACTCGTCCGTGGTCGACGCCGTCGCTGCAATCACCCGGCTGTTACTCTCCGACATGCCCGCAATCATCTCCACCTGGTGCGCAATCTCATTGCTGGCCAGGCTCTGCTCGCCAATCGTGCGGGAGATGTCGTTCACCAATTCCGTGGTGTTCAACGTGGCTTGCAGGATCTCGCGGATCGCCCGTTCGACTTCGGCGGTCACGGCCATGCCTTTGTCCACTTGAGCCACGCCCTCCTCCATGCTGGTCACCGCTTCCCGGGTGTTTTGCTGGATGCGCCCGACCATGCTGGCGATTTCCTGGGTTGATGCGCTGGTGCGCCCGGCCAGGCTGCGGACCTCGTCGGCGACCACGGCGAAACCGCGCCCTTGTTCACCGGCGCGGGCGGCCTCGATTGCGGCGTTCAGGGCCAGTAGATTGGTTTGGTCGGCGATGCCTTTGATCACCTGGATGATGCTGAAGATCGCCTCCGACTCCTTGTCCAGCGTGCGGATAACCTGGGCCGACTGCTGCGCCGAGCGGGCGATGCCATCCATGTCACTGACGACCTGGTGGATCACCCGGCCACCGTCCTTGGCCAGGGTTTCAGCCTGATTGGCCATCGCCAGTGCGCGGCCGGCATGGCGGGTGATTTCTTCGATGCTGGCGGTCATTTCGCTGGCCGCTGCGGCCATGGTGCTCGCGGCCGCGCTTTGTTGCTGGCTGCTGCCGGCCACTTCATGGCAGCCATGGCTCAGTTGCTCGCTCTTGCCATTGACGCCATGGGCGTTGCTGCGCACCACTTCGATCATGCCGCGCAAGTCGCGCTGCATGGTGGCGAGGCTGCGGATCAGCGCACTGGCTTCGTCCTTGCGCGCGGGCTCGACAATCGGTTCGCTCAAATTGCCACGGGCGATGCTGGCGGCAATGCGACTGGCTGTCTGCAACGGGCCCATGATGCTCAGGATGACCCAGCGGCCTTGCGCCAGCAGCAACAACAGGCTGGCGATCAATACCGCGCCCAAGGTGAAGTTGGCGTTCGCAATGGTCTGCCGTGTGCCCGCGCTGGTCTGCTGGGTGTTGCGTTCGATCAGTTCGCTGAGGCTCGCCATTTGATCTTCAAGCTGGCTGAAGGCGCTGTTAAAGGTCGTCAATTGTTCGCGGGCGGCCTCGGGATCATTCAGGGCCAGGGCAACAATGCGCTCGCCAGTGCTGATGTAGGTCTCGAGGCTGGGTTTGATTTTTTCCAGGTTTGTCTTGAGCGTATCGTCGAGCGGCAACTTGAGGTTGTCCGCCAAAACCTCGCGAAAGTGCTCGGCGTGTTCCTGCAAGGCGCTGTTGACTTCAGCTGTTGTGCTGGTGCTTTTGCCCAGCCCGACCAACATGGCCGACAACACATCGGCACGCAGGGCGTCGTGCATCATGTCGGCTTCCATGTGGTTGCGCAGTACGGTCATGCTCACTTCGTTGTCTTGCACGGCGTGGCCCATCCGCGTGTTTCCCACGTAACTGGCCAGGCTCATGATCAGCGCCGTGACCAACCCGGTGGCAATCAATAGCATCAAGCGAAGTTTGATCGTCATGCTGGTATCCCCATGCCTGGCTGCCAGTTGGGCTGCGCCTGTACCGTTATCGGCAGCAACTGTCTGTTATTGAAGCCCAAGTTTGCGGATGTGCACGAATCCCTTAAGCTGACCGCCCCTTGCTCCACGCGGAACTGCCCATGTCTCGAAGCATCGCCCACCTCGCCCTGTTACTGGGCTTGATCACGGCTGTCGGCCCCTTCGCCATCGACATCTACCTGCCTGCCCTGCCCACCCTCGGCGCCAGCCTGCACGCCTCGCCGGCAGCGGTGCAGATGAGCCTGACGGTGTTCTTCATGATCATTGGCGTGTGCCAGCTGTTCTACGGGCCGATCAGTGATGTGTTCGGGCGCAAGCCACCCATTTATGCCGGGCTGGTGATCTTTGCGATAGGCAGCGTGGGCTGCGCGTTGGCGCCGACCATCGAAGTGCTGATCGGCTTTCGCGCCGTACAAGCGTTTGGCGCCTGTGCCGGGATGGTGATTCCCCGGGCGATTGTGCGCGACCTGTACACCGGCCACGAAGCCGCGCGTCTGATGGCGTTGCTGATGCTGGTGATGAGTGTGTCGCCGATTCTGGCGCCATTGGCCGGCAGCCTGGTGATTTCGATCTGGAGCTGGCGCGAAGTGTTTGCCGTACTCGCCGTGGTGGCCGTGGCGTGCCTGGTGATGACCGTCGTGCAACTGCCCGAAACCCATCCGGCCGAGCGGCGCCTGGGGAAAAACCTGGGCAATGCGTTTGGCAGCTACGGCGCGCTGCTGCGTGATCCGGTGTTTACCGGCCTGGCGGTGGTCAGCGGCTTCGGGCTGGCCACGTTCTTTGTGTTTATCGGTAGCGCGCCGTTTGTGTACATCGAATATTTCGGCCTGACGCCCACGCAATTCAGCCTGTGCTTTGCCCTGAACGCGGCATCGTTCTTTGCCATGAGCCAACTGACTGCACGCCTCAGCGCGCGCTTTGGGTTGGCACCGTTGATTCGCGGGTCGGTGATTGCGGTGACGGTGTTCCTGGCCGCACTGGCAATCACCACCGCGTGGATCGATAGCCTGGGCCTGATGATGACGCTGCTGTTTATAGGTTTCGGGTTCCTCGGCCTATTGCTGCCAGCGGCCGGGGTGTTGTCCCTGGAGGATCATGGCGCGGTGGCGGGTTCGGCGTCGGCGTTGCTGGGGGCGATCCAGATGATCGTGGCGGCGGTGTCGATGACGGTCGTCGGTGTGTTCGCTGACCATACGCCGGCGCCGATGTTGATTGGCATCGCGCTGTGTGCGGTAGCGGCGATGCTCACCACGCTGTGGACGTTGCGTCGTTTGCCGGCGCATCTGGCGAGTGTGCCGCCCTCCTCCTGATCATGCACAAATCCCTGAGGGAGTGGGCTTGTGTGGGAGCTGGCTCCCACATTTAGTTCTTCATTCCTTCAGCAGAGCTGCGGTGCTCACCTACAAATCAAACCGATCCACCGCCCGCCGCCGCTCATTGTCCTCGCGCACGTCATAGCTCGCCGTGGTCTGGATATTGGTGTGGTGCGCCAGTTTCTGCGCAATCGACAGGTCATGTTCTTCAATCACCCGCGTGATAAACGAGCGGCGGAAGTCATGGGGCATGATCTTCACCCCCACCTGTTCACCGCGCTGGCGGGCGATGTAGTAGATCGCATGCTTGGTAATGCGCTCGCGGGTGATGTGGCTGCCACGGCGAATGCGGTTGAACAGGAAGCTGTCGTCCTGCTCGCCTTCCTTGAGGTGTTCGCGGCGAAAATCCAGCCAGGCCTGTAACTTGGCAAAGGCCCAGGCCGGGGCGTATTTGATCAACTCTTTATTGCCTTTGCCGATCACCCGCAAGCTGCGTTCTTCGAAGTTGATCTGCGCCAGGTCGAGGTTGACCGACTCCGATTTGCGCATGCCCGAGCCGTACAGGATGCCGATCACCGCGGCATCGCGCAGGCCCTGGGGGCGTGGGTCGGCGGCGCAGACGTCCATCATTTCGCGGATCAAGGTGCGACGCAGGTTGCGGCCCTGGCTCAGGCGTGTGCCCGGCGCGGCCTTGACCGTGCGCATGCGCAGCAGGTGTTCCTGGCTGATCAGGCTGAGGCGCCAGGCTTCATTCATCACCCCGCGCACGGCGTTGACATACAGCGATGAGGTGTTCGGCGCATAGCCGTCCTCGCGCAGGGCGGCGACCAGGGCGATCACGTGTTCGGGCTGGAGCAGGTGCCAGTCGATTTCTTCGAGGTTGATGTCCTCGAAGCCCAGGCGGTCGGCAGCATCCTGCAGTACGTAGCGCATGGTCAACTGGCTGGAGGGCGCCAGGCGAGTGAGGTAGAGGGTCAGCGGGTTGCGGATGGACTCGGTCAAAATAGATCAGCCTTTGGATTAAATATCTCGAACAAGCCTTTGTTTAATCGAGATATTTAGTGAATTGGCGAAGGCCGAGTCTAACGCAGGAATGGCGTGGGCACAAAATCAGGGTGCCGTGTCATCGTCCTCCACCGGGTCTTGCGGTTGGGTCTGGGTCTGACTCCATTCGGTGTCCTGCTTCTGCATCAGGGCGAACCAGTGCTGGCGCATAAAGGTCAGGTACGCCTCCGGCGCCTTGGCGAAGTCTTTCTCTTCGCTGTAGCAACCCGGCAACGGCAATTCGGTGCCCTGCTCCTTGTACTGGCTGACCAGCGCCTGTTGCGCAGCAACGCTGCAATCCTTGGGCAGCGGCATGCCACGCAGGGCGCCCGCGTCTTCGTCCCACCAGCTGGCGCCATAACGGTCGACGCCGCGCAGGCGGTATTTCTGTGACTTGCCCACGTGCATGATCAGCTTGAATTCATTGGGGCTCACGTCACTGGTGCAGGTGCGCGAATAGCCCACGGTGGCCTGGGTGATGCCATCGCCGGACAGGTCGGTGACCTTGGTCGCGGCCCGGTCAAAGCGCAGCGAGGCGTCAAACTCGCAATGCTGCACGTCGTCGTAGAGCATCCACACGCGCTTGGGACGGTTGCCATCGATCAGGTATTGGGCCGCATAGACAAACGCGGACTGGGTGCCATCGTCATCGCGCTCGCTGACCTGTTCGGCGAGCACCAGCAGGTTTTTGCCCTGGTGGTCGTCCCAGGTATAAGCGGCGATCTGCTTGCCGCGCACTTCCACGCCGTCCGGCACCTGGTCGATGCTGGTGAGCGCTATTCCATCATCGGCCCGCACCGCTGTGACACACGCCACGGTCATCATCAACCCCATCAACACTGGCCGTAAAAGCTGCACGCTATTCATCCGATTACCCTGGCAAGAGGGGGCTTACTTTACCGGCACTTGCCGGGTCTTGCAGAGAAGATTCTTCAATTAATGGCATTGTGCAGGGTTTAAACGAATGCCCTGCTCAAGCGCCTGATCATGTAGCTGAACCCTGGCTGTCTACCTGTCAAATAAACGAGTTTTTCATCTGCCTTTCATATTCGTTCAACATTTTTACGCTTAATCTTGGCCCCATGACTTGAGAACGAACCGCGTCTTCCCCGACTAACCTGTTGATTACGCTTTACCTTTACTCGTTTTGAGCTTTACTCAACACGCCTCCATGGAAGACCACATTGCCCATCTCAGGAAAGTCGAATGAATAATCGCCACTCCACGCTTAGTTTAATCAGGTAAGGCGTCAACCGCCCCTGACGACCGCTGTTTTCACGCTCCAAGTTGCGCTAACCCCGAGGTCTTGAATCTTTGAAACCCTACCCTATTCATTGCGTGTCGATCGTTATCCCGGTCTACAACGAAGAAGAAAGCCTGCCTGAATTGCTGCGTCGCACCACCGCAGCCTGCAAGCAACTGGCCTACGAATACGAAATCATCCTGGTGGATGACGGTAGCCGCGACCAGTCCGCGCAAATGCTCGAAGACGCCGCCGCCGAAGACGGCAGCCACGTGGTGGCGGTGATCCTCAATCGCAACTACGGCCAGCACGCGGCGATCATGGCCGGTTTCGAGCAGTGCCGGGGCGAAGTGGTGATTACCCTCGACGCCGACCTGCAGAACCCGCCGGAAGAAATCCCGCGCCTGGTGGAGCAAGCCGCCCTCGGTTACGACGTGGTGGCTACCGTGCGCAACAACCGCCAGGACTCGGCCTTCCGCCGCTGGCCGTCGCGCCTGATCAACCTGGCCGTGCAGCGTTCCACCGGCGTGGCCATGACCGACTACGGCTGCATGCTGCGCGCGTACCGCCGCACCATCGTCGATGCCATGCTCGCCTGCCGTGAGCGCAGCACCTTTATCCCGATCCTGGCCAACGGTTTTGCGCGCCACACCACGGAAATCCTCGTGCACCACGCCGAGCGTGAACACGGTGAATCCAAATACAGCGCCATGCGCCTGATCAGCCTGATGTTCGACCTGCTCACGTGCATGACCACCACCCCGCTGCGCCTGCTGTCCATCGTCGGCTTCAGCCTCGCCGGCCTGGGTGTGCTGTTTGCACTGGCGTTGATCGTCATGCGCCTGGCCTTTGGCGCCCAATGGGCCGGCGACGGCATGTTCGTGCTGTTTGCGGTGCTGTTCGTGTTCACCGGTGGCCAGTTCATCGGCATGGGCCTCTTGGGTGAATACCTGGGCCGCATGTACAGCGATGTGCGCGCCCGCCCACGCTTCTTTATCGAAAAAGTGCTGCGCAACACCCCGGCAGCACCGGCGCCAGTCGTCATTGTTGACGGCCTGGTGTCCTCCCACACCACTTCTACTTCTCCTTCCGATCAGGTTTCGTCATGAATTCAAAAGCCGTTGTCTTCGCCTACCACGATATTGGCTGTGCCGGTATTGAAGCCCTGCTGACTGCCGGCTACGACATTGCTGCGGTGTTTACCCACGCCGATGATCCCAAGGAAAACAACTTCTACGGCTCTGTCGCCCAACTCTGCGCCCGCAATGGCATCCCGGTGCACGCGCCGGAAGACGCCAACCACCCGCTGTGGATCGAGCGCATCGCCAAGCTGAACCCGGACTACATCTTCTCGTTCTACTACCGCAACCTGCTCAGCGAGCCGCTGCTGGCCACCGCGCGCAAAGGCGCGTTCAACCTGCACGGCTCGCTGCTGCCGAAATACCGTGGCCGCGCCCCAGCGAACTGGGTACTGGTCAACGGCGAAACCGAAACCGGCGTGACCCTGCACCGCATGGTCAAGCGTGCCGATGCCGGCGCGATCCTCGCTCAGCAAAAAGTCATCATCGACCGCGCCGACACCGGCCTGAGCCTGCACGCCAAACTGCGTGACGCGGCCACCACCCTGCTGCGCGATGCACTGCCACAACTGGCCCAAGGCAAGTTGACTGACACCGCCCAGGACGAAAGCCAGGCCACCTACTTCGGTCGCCGCACCGCCGCCGATGGCAAGCTGGAGTGGAAAAAGCCGGCGGAAGAACTGTTCAACCTGGTCCGCG
Proteins encoded in this window:
- a CDS encoding multidrug effflux MFS transporter; this translates as MSRSIAHLALLLGLITAVGPFAIDIYLPALPTLGASLHASPAAVQMSLTVFFMIIGVCQLFYGPISDVFGRKPPIYAGLVIFAIGSVGCALAPTIEVLIGFRAVQAFGACAGMVIPRAIVRDLYTGHEAARLMALLMLVMSVSPILAPLAGSLVISIWSWREVFAVLAVVAVACLVMTVVQLPETHPAERRLGKNLGNAFGSYGALLRDPVFTGLAVVSGFGLATFFVFIGSAPFVYIEYFGLTPTQFSLCFALNAASFFAMSQLTARLSARFGLAPLIRGSVIAVTVFLAALAITTAWIDSLGLMMTLLFIGFGFLGLLLPAAGVLSLEDHGAVAGSASALLGAIQMIVAAVSMTVVGVFADHTPAPMLIGIALCAVAAMLTTLWTLRRLPAHLASVPPSS
- the arnC gene encoding undecaprenyl-phosphate 4-deoxy-4-formamido-L-arabinose transferase produces the protein MKPYPIHCVSIVIPVYNEEESLPELLRRTTAACKQLAYEYEIILVDDGSRDQSAQMLEDAAAEDGSHVVAVILNRNYGQHAAIMAGFEQCRGEVVITLDADLQNPPEEIPRLVEQAALGYDVVATVRNNRQDSAFRRWPSRLINLAVQRSTGVAMTDYGCMLRAYRRTIVDAMLACRERSTFIPILANGFARHTTEILVHHAEREHGESKYSAMRLISLMFDLLTCMTTTPLRLLSIVGFSLAGLGVLFALALIVMRLAFGAQWAGDGMFVLFAVLFVFTGGQFIGMGLLGEYLGRMYSDVRARPRFFIEKVLRNTPAAPAPVVIVDGLVSSHTTSTSPSDQVSS
- a CDS encoding bifunctional diaminohydroxyphosphoribosylaminopyrimidine deaminase/5-amino-6-(5-phosphoribosylamino)uracil reductase RibD, coding for MRLALAQGRLALPDCLPNPPVGCVLVRDNVVISQGYTQAPGLQHAEAMALSRFTDCRSGVTAFVTLEPCSFHGRTPSCALALINSGVEKVFVGVLDPDPRNSGTGIRMLQDAGITVVVGLLSDQAAEDLTDFLVSHCGGSSDRNDQ
- the xerC gene encoding tyrosine recombinase XerC, whose protein sequence is MTESIRNPLTLYLTRLAPSSQLTMRYVLQDAADRLGFEDINLEEIDWHLLQPEHVIALVAALREDGYAPNTSSLYVNAVRGVMNEAWRLSLISQEHLLRMRTVKAAPGTRLSQGRNLRRTLIREMMDVCAADPRPQGLRDAAVIGILYGSGMRKSESVNLDLAQINFEERSLRVIGKGNKELIKYAPAWAFAKLQAWLDFRREHLKEGEQDDSFLFNRIRRGSHITRERITKHAIYYIARQRGEQVGVKIMPHDFRRSFITRVIEEHDLSIAQKLAHHTNIQTTASYDVREDNERRRAVDRFDL
- a CDS encoding methyl-accepting chemotaxis protein, whose translation is MQRDLRGMIEVVRSNAHGVNGKSEQLSHGCHEVAGSSQQQSAAASTMAAAASEMTASIEEITRHAGRALAMANQAETLAKDGGRVIHQVVSDMDGIARSAQQSAQVIRTLDKESEAIFSIIQVIKGIADQTNLLALNAAIEAARAGEQGRGFAVVADEVRSLAGRTSASTQEIASMVGRIQQNTREAVTSMEEGVAQVDKGMAVTAEVERAIREILQATLNTTELVNDISRTIGEQSLASNEIAHQVEMIAGMSESNSRVIAATASTTDELSSLAGELSQSVDRFRL
- a CDS encoding DUF4019 domain-containing protein; translation: MKQLAAVLLSSLLLSACDVSFNKNPPKVIESEPATEQQQRDVFNATVEFLRLLDSGSVDQTWPVASPLLKATTSETVWTSGIKAMRVGLGTFVERDSAQIGFTSQMPDAPAGSYAVVECVTTFSSGPATEKVVLREDDGQWRVAGYSVNKRLFSLGDRDKKAP
- a CDS encoding M949_RS01915 family surface polysaccharide biosynthesis protein, whose translation is MNSVQLLRPVLMGLMMTVACVTAVRADDGIALTSIDQVPDGVEVRGKQIAAYTWDDHQGKNLLVLAEQVSERDDDGTQSAFVYAAQYLIDGNRPKRVWMLYDDVQHCEFDASLRFDRAATKVTDLSGDGITQATVGYSRTCTSDVSPNEFKLIMHVGKSQKYRLRGVDRYGASWWDEDAGALRGMPLPKDCSVAAQQALVSQYKEQGTELPLPGCYSEEKDFAKAPEAYLTFMRQHWFALMQKQDTEWSQTQTQPQDPVEDDDTAP